AAATGCGATCGTTTCTGTCGGCTTCCGAGAAAGCGACTTCGGGCTGTGCTGGAAAAATAGCAGACTGATGCCTCCTAGGATTAAAATAGCTGCCGCTGCTGACGATAGCCAGGTGAATTTACTGACCGTCTTCTTTTTGGCCTTGAGCGATGGAGCAGCTCCCTCAATACGCAGCAATAATTCACGTTTGATCCTATCCCTGTGACTGTCATCAGCAAAGGGCTTAATGTCTTCATTGGCGATGGACTCATACCAGTCGTCCACATGTTGCTTCTCCTCGTCGGTCAACTTTCCGCCAAGGTAATCCGTTATAATAAGTTTAAAGCGTTCTAAATCCACCTGCAATAATTTTATATTAATACAGGTCAGAACATCGAAAGTACTTTAATTCAATATGTTGTTTATATTAAATAATGATGAAGAAAACAACTACCGATAAGCAATAAAAATATAGGATCGTGGTCTGCAAATCTTCGCGTTAATTCACGGCGCATGATCTTTTTGGCTTCCGACAAATAGTTTTTAACAGTCTGTTCTGCGAGATTGAGTTCAGCTGCGATTTGAGCAATCGAATAGTTGTCAGCACGCATCAAGTAAACGGCCTTCATCAATTTGGGTAGTTTGTCAATCGAATCATCTACGATAGCTTCCAAGGCTTGATACCGAGCAAAAGCCTGACTGTCTAACTTGGAAAACACATCCATGCTCTCCATGGATTTTTCCAATGCTTGTTTTCGAACACGTTCAGTAGCGTAGTAATTTAGAATTTTGTTTTTGAGTGCTTTATGGAGATAGAATTTTATGGAATCGTATTCACTGTTGATGAGCAATCGTTTTTCCCAAATATGAATAAAAACTTCCTGTACAAGATCCTTAGCCTGAGCTTCCTCCTGAAGATGCCGATAAGCGACGATGTATAGCCCCTCCCAATACTGCTCAAAGAAATAAGCAAAGGCCATGGGGTCACCTTCTTTAAAGCGCAGTACATGGTGGTTATCAAATTTGGCTTCGGTAGTGTTCACTTCGCAAAGATAGCCCCGGTAGATTATTAAAATGTTAATTTATTGGGAAACTTTCACTAAAATGCGCTTCGCTGCGAATTTGTAAAAAAGCGCTCCAAAAATTGTTAATAAACATGTTAATTCTCTCGTATACAGAAGATATTTTGTTAAAAAAAAAGATGGAGCCCTATTTATCACAATTGGGCATTCCAGCTAAAGACGGGACAACTAAAATGTGCATAACAATGTTAATTAACTTATAACCAATGCACTTTATGTTAACAACCACTTATAAGAAAAAGGACGAAAATTTCCTATAATGAACGTTATATCCAATTGTTTTTATCCTGCAACGAACAAATTGTCAGCGCGCGGCATTTCCAATACACTTTATTAAAAACCCAACCGCTAAGGAAGACAATATCGTTAGGATATTGCTATCCAAATACAACAATTTCAAACTGAAAGTGTATATTCACAAGAGTTGCTACACCATTGCAGCTAAATCAGTAAATCGTAATATTAGATTTATTCTTAGAGATATGGTTTCTTGGTCAAAAAACCGCGAACGGATTGGTGAAGCTATTTTTGAAGATTAAAAACTACGGTCGGAGATGAAAAAAGATGAAAAGAAATTGGTCGGTACACTTGCTCATTTTATGGTCAGTGATTTGGATCGCGCCGAATTTACTGCCTTTTTACATTCAATGCGTGATAGCCTTCCAACAATTCGAACCGATCTTGCTCAATTTGCAGCTAATTGGCAAGATCGAGAAGAGTTTTTTTTCTTACGAAATGAAGATCTTTGGAACGATTTTGAACAACTCTCACGAAGGAATCCCGATCTTGGCGTGGCACTCATCGATGGTAATAAAATTGATAGTATTGCCAGTTTTTACGAAGAAATTAATGCTGTCTACATGTCCAGCGAAAGCTGGAAGATCGGAAGTCTAGATGGCTTTGACGATCTGCTGTACGGGGGATTTGGCATTTTTAAAGATGCCACTTCCCATGCTATTGTCTGGAAAGATATTGACCATAGCAGCGCATCGCTGGGCATCGAAACCACTTTGGCGTATTACCAGGGAAAACTTGGTGCACGATCCCCATTTAATCAAACACATTTTCAAAAAAAAATAGAGGAACTAAAAGCGGGGCAGGGAGAAACCTATTTTGACATCGTTGCCGAAATCATCCGGTCTCACCACAAGATCACCTGGATCTATAAAGGACATCCCCATCACCAATCGGTCTATTTATAAAATCTAAACTTAACATGATGAAGCATCTGATCAAAATAACTTTTCTGCTTATTCTATTATCTCATCAGGTCACAGAGGCCAGTGAACGCCTTAAAGTAGCTGTTGCAGGACTCAACCACGACCATGTATTCTTGCTTCTAAATTTATATAAGGATAAGCAAGTGGATATTATTGGTATTGCTGAACCGAATGAAATCTTGTCCAACACAATACGGACGCAGTATAATCTGCCAAAGACTATCTTTTATAAGGATTTGCCCAGTTTATTGAAGCATATCAAGCCAGAAGCCGTGCTGGCTTACAATCCCACCGATGAGCATATCTATGTGGCAGAGGCCTGCCTCCCGCTTAAAATCCCTGTTATGGTGGAAAAACCTCTCGCAACCACTTTATACGATGCAAAACGGATCGCACACCTATCCAAACAGTTTGATACGCCCTTTTTGGTAAATTATGAAACGACGTGGTATAAAAGCAATCAGAAACTGAAGGATTTGGTGGACAAAGGTGAAGTTGGACAAATCACACGTATGCTTGTAAAAGACGGACATGAAGGTCCCAAGGAAATCGGATGCAGCGATTACTTTTTGGATTGGCTCACTGATCCGAAAAAAAATGGTGGGGGTGCAATCATGGATTTTGGCTGCTATGGTGCTAATCTCATGACCTGGCTCAAAAATGGGGAAAAACCAATTTCCGTCACAGCATTCACACAACAATTAAAACCGAAAGTCTATCCTAAGGTCGACGACAACGCCACTATTATTCTTAACTATCGAGATGGCAGTACAGGCATTATCCAAGCTTCCTGGGCTTGGCCATATAGTGTTAAAGACCTGCAGATCTTTGGTACAAAAGCCCAGCTCTACGCCAAAAACGATAAGGAGCTTCTAAAATACAAACAACAGAATGATCCACCGATGATGGTGCCGACAACAATTCCTTACTTTGAGCACCACATTGCTTACCTTGAACAGGTCTTAAAACATAAAATAATCCCGGAAAATGATCTCGGATCAATTCATAATAATGTCGTCGTAGTCGAGATTCTGGAAGCTGCAAAACGATCGGCCACAGAAGGAAAGACCATCGTTCTAAACTAAGCAAGGTCAGTAGACAGCTCATCTACCGACCTTGTGTGTACTATTCAATTAATAACCTGGGTTTTGATACATACGTGCCGGATCCAGCTTATATTCATCAAAAGGAATTGGATAGTATCGGTCTTTTGTGGATATATTGGAGATTTTAGCATTCCCGTAGTCAGCCTGGCTTTTGGTCTTAAAATAAGTCACCAGTTCCTGTGCATTGTAATTACGGATGAGATCAAACCAACGTTGGTTTTCAAATGCCAGTTCCACACGGCGTTCATGCAAGATGGCCTCTTTTAACGTTGGATATTTACTACGGTAGCTCGTATTCAGCATAGCCGTTGCATAAGATGGCAACCCCGCACGTTCACGTACTTGATCCAAAAGCGCGATAGCTTCGGCATCCTTACCCAGGTGATACTTCGCCTCGGCCAATAAGAGCATCACATCCGCGTAACGGATCAAGATCCAGTCGTTTCCGCCCCAACCATTGGTACCGGCAGCGTCACTATTATCTCTAAATTTGGTTACAAACCAATCGTTAACCTGGGTATTCGCGGCAAACTTTACCGAGAAGGCTTTTCGTATATCGTCTTGCTCATAGTCTTTAATCAAATCTAGTTTTGCTACCTCACCAGCACCTGTAGAATTGTAACGTGAATTGATCGTCTCCCCCCGCGCCTGGTAGTTACGGGCAATACTTGAACTATAGTTTTGATCTCCTTGTTTGTACTGAATCTGAAAAACAAGTTCTTTACAACTATTTTTCTTGGTCACATCGAAAACATCCGCATAGGGGATTTCGTTCAGTTTACCAAAAGTTCGCATTTGGTAGGCCGCATTGAGGTACTGCTCTGCTTTCGCAAAATTTTCTGCACTCCCCGACGTCTGCGTAGCGCCCAAAGTGAGGTATACTTGTCCCAAAATTGCATTCACGGCCGCTTTAGATGCTCTGCCGATAACGTAATCTTTTTGTGTATTGGGAAGATTGCTGGACAAAGCCTCGGTCAAATCTTTAATGATCTGCTCGTACACAATTGATTCTTTCTGCCGAACAGCCAATTCATTTGCTTGTTCTTTACTGGTCACCTGTACAGTAGATAATGGAATATCTCCGAATTTACGTACCAGATGGAAATATAATAATGCACGAACGAATTTCGCTTCCGCAATATAACGTCCTTTTAATTCTTCACTAGTAAAGGTCACATCGTCGACATGTGACAGAACCACATTACAGCGACTTATTGCCGCATACATAGCCGACCAATGTGTCTTGAGGTAGGTATTGCTAGGCAGCAACGAAAAGTCATTGAATTGGAAAGGCTCCCCGGCATTGGATTGATTGTCATTACGTCCTGAATTATCCGAACGTTCTTCGTTATATAATGTACTCGATTCCCCAAGTGTACTTCCCGAACGAAGGGACTGGTAAAGACCGTTAACCGCCAAGAGCACA
The genomic region above belongs to Sphingobacterium zeae and contains:
- a CDS encoding RagB/SusD family nutrient uptake outer membrane protein — encoded protein: MKKRYILPFVLLALSSCTKDFLNQKNPNAVTIDDYFKSENDVLLAVNGLYQSLRSGSTLGESSTLYNEERSDNSGRNDNQSNAGEPFQFNDFSLLPSNTYLKTHWSAMYAAISRCNVVLSHVDDVTFTSEELKGRYIAEAKFVRALLYFHLVRKFGDIPLSTVQVTSKEQANELAVRQKESIVYEQIIKDLTEALSSNLPNTQKDYVIGRASKAAVNAILGQVYLTLGATQTSGSAENFAKAEQYLNAAYQMRTFGKLNEIPYADVFDVTKKNSCKELVFQIQYKQGDQNYSSSIARNYQARGETINSRYNSTGAGEVAKLDLIKDYEQDDIRKAFSVKFAANTQVNDWFVTKFRDNSDAAGTNGWGGNDWILIRYADVMLLLAEAKYHLGKDAEAIALLDQVRERAGLPSYATAMLNTSYRSKYPTLKEAILHERRVELAFENQRWFDLIRNYNAQELVTYFKTKSQADYGNAKISNISTKDRYYPIPFDEYKLDPARMYQNPGY
- a CDS encoding RNA polymerase sigma factor; this encodes MNTTEAKFDNHHVLRFKEGDPMAFAYFFEQYWEGLYIVAYRHLQEEAQAKDLVQEVFIHIWEKRLLINSEYDSIKFYLHKALKNKILNYYATERVRKQALEKSMESMDVFSKLDSQAFARYQALEAIVDDSIDKLPKLMKAVYLMRADNYSIAQIAAELNLAEQTVKNYLSEAKKIMRRELTRRFADHDPIFLLLIGSCFLHHYLI
- a CDS encoding Gfo/Idh/MocA family protein, giving the protein MMKHLIKITFLLILLSHQVTEASERLKVAVAGLNHDHVFLLLNLYKDKQVDIIGIAEPNEILSNTIRTQYNLPKTIFYKDLPSLLKHIKPEAVLAYNPTDEHIYVAEACLPLKIPVMVEKPLATTLYDAKRIAHLSKQFDTPFLVNYETTWYKSNQKLKDLVDKGEVGQITRMLVKDGHEGPKEIGCSDYFLDWLTDPKKNGGGAIMDFGCYGANLMTWLKNGEKPISVTAFTQQLKPKVYPKVDDNATIILNYRDGSTGIIQASWAWPYSVKDLQIFGTKAQLYAKNDKELLKYKQQNDPPMMVPTTIPYFEHHIAYLEQVLKHKIIPENDLGSIHNNVVVVEILEAAKRSATEGKTIVLN